One genomic window of Luteitalea pratensis includes the following:
- a CDS encoding endonuclease/exonuclease/phosphatase family protein, with the protein MMRGFVIALVGLGLATGCASPVRMAVAPGPHASCRATEAVSPDVPVAWIRPVEDGERRALDARCAQVGRPILPTPTQDSPRAQRVLVATWNMHDGRGDVLSLVDALRRGAPDRPAPDAVVVLLQEVVRSLPSARAATTASIETDSTGVQDIPSIVSRLGWHLAYLPGKRNRLRPDGAMAADRGVAILSSLPLTDLEAIELPIERQRRVALSGVVHGTSADGRAWRLRVVSVHLENRSGARRFWARAGASRTRQAEALIGALALSPTAGTSAALPALVGGDFNVWLGPREEALRLLRDAFGTFPSEDTRPTMQNAWRLDYLFPRLPGTVQTTHRRLDALFGSDHYPVVATLDVGTN; encoded by the coding sequence ATTCGTGATCGCCTTGGTCGGACTCGGTTTGGCGACGGGCTGCGCAAGCCCGGTTCGCATGGCCGTCGCGCCGGGGCCTCATGCGAGTTGCCGGGCCACCGAAGCCGTGTCGCCCGACGTGCCCGTCGCGTGGATTCGACCGGTCGAGGATGGCGAACGACGCGCCCTCGATGCGAGGTGCGCGCAGGTGGGCCGGCCGATCCTGCCGACGCCCACGCAGGACTCCCCGCGCGCGCAACGCGTGCTCGTCGCCACCTGGAACATGCATGACGGGCGCGGTGATGTCCTCTCGCTCGTCGACGCGCTCCGTCGCGGCGCTCCTGACCGACCCGCACCCGATGCCGTCGTGGTGCTGCTGCAGGAGGTTGTGAGATCGCTGCCGTCGGCAAGGGCTGCCACCACCGCCTCGATCGAGACCGATTCCACCGGTGTCCAGGACATCCCGTCCATCGTGAGCCGCCTCGGGTGGCACCTCGCCTACCTGCCTGGCAAGCGCAATCGGCTGCGTCCTGACGGCGCGATGGCTGCCGATCGTGGCGTCGCCATCCTGTCGTCGCTCCCGCTGACCGACCTGGAGGCCATCGAACTGCCGATCGAGCGGCAGCGGCGCGTGGCCCTGTCCGGGGTCGTACACGGCACGTCGGCGGACGGCCGTGCCTGGCGGCTGCGTGTCGTCAGCGTGCATCTCGAGAACCGGTCGGGCGCGCGCCGCTTCTGGGCCCGCGCCGGCGCCTCGCGCACCCGGCAGGCCGAGGCGCTTATCGGCGCGCTGGCGTTGTCGCCAACCGCCGGCACGTCAGCAGCCCTGCCCGCCCTCGTCGGCGGCGACTTCAACGTGTGGCTCGGCCCGCGGGAGGAGGCGCTGCGCCTGCTTCGCGACGCATTCGGCACATTTCCTTCCGAAGACACGCGCCCGACGATGCAGAATGCGTGGCGGCTCGATTACCTGTTCCCCCGGCTGCCCGGGACGGTGCAGACGACACACAGGCGTCTCGATGCGCTCTTCGGCTCGGACCACTATCCTGTCGTCGCGACACTGGATGTCGGCACGAACTGA
- a CDS encoding alpha/beta hydrolase: MRRLQHGMLAMMALLTLAVAGRAQAQPQAPPLVSPEVQGDGRVTFRLKAPNAQQVFVSRSGAERLAMTRDDQGTWSVTTAPLAPDIYQYTFNVDGSALIDPLNGWVAPNLLNMSNMVRVPGPASSAEAVPWDMADVPRGQLHHHFYKSARIGDHRDYYVYTPPGYDPRRQERYPVLYLLHGFSDDASGWTAVGQAHVILDNLIAARKVVPMLVVMTLGYGTPEIVTRGPRAPQLRQKNMEGYRDALFAEVIPAIERDYHADARRERRAIAGLSMGGAESLFVGLNAIDRFAWVGAFSSGGLGEPATFPQVFPALTKDEGARLKLLWIACGTEDNLITANRQMRAFLSERGIAHEAVETPGAHTWLVWRRNLAAFTPKLFR; this comes from the coding sequence ATGAGACGACTGCAACACGGCATGCTGGCGATGATGGCCCTGCTGACGCTGGCGGTGGCGGGGAGGGCGCAGGCGCAACCCCAGGCGCCGCCCCTGGTCTCACCGGAGGTCCAGGGTGATGGCCGGGTCACGTTCCGCCTGAAGGCGCCGAACGCGCAGCAGGTATTCGTGTCGCGGTCCGGTGCGGAACGCCTCGCGATGACGCGCGACGATCAGGGCACGTGGTCGGTCACGACTGCGCCACTCGCACCCGATATCTACCAGTACACGTTCAACGTCGACGGCTCGGCCTTGATCGATCCGCTCAATGGGTGGGTCGCGCCGAACCTGCTCAACATGTCGAACATGGTGCGGGTGCCAGGGCCAGCCTCGAGCGCCGAAGCCGTGCCCTGGGACATGGCGGACGTGCCACGCGGACAGCTGCATCATCACTTCTACAAGTCGGCCCGCATCGGCGATCACCGCGACTACTACGTCTACACGCCTCCCGGCTACGATCCCCGTCGCCAGGAGCGGTATCCCGTGCTCTACCTGCTCCACGGCTTCAGCGACGACGCCAGCGGGTGGACGGCGGTCGGACAGGCACACGTCATTCTGGACAACCTGATCGCGGCGCGAAAGGTCGTGCCGATGCTCGTCGTCATGACCCTCGGCTACGGGACGCCAGAGATCGTGACGCGTGGTCCGCGTGCACCCCAGCTGCGACAGAAGAACATGGAGGGCTATCGTGATGCGCTGTTTGCCGAAGTCATCCCTGCCATCGAGCGCGACTACCACGCCGACGCGCGGCGCGAGCGACGTGCGATCGCAGGTCTCTCGATGGGCGGGGCCGAGAGCCTGTTCGTCGGCTTGAACGCCATCGATCGCTTCGCTTGGGTCGGCGCCTTCAGCTCCGGTGGCCTCGGCGAGCCGGCGACGTTCCCGCAGGTGTTCCCGGCGTTGACGAAAGACGAGGGCGCGCGCCTCAAGCTGCTCTGGATCGCGTGCGGGACCGAGGACAACCTGATCACGGCCAACCGGCAGATGCGTGCGTTCCTCTCCGAGCGCGGCATCGCACACGAGGCTGTCGAGACACCTGGTGCGCACACCTGGCTGGTGTGGCGGCGGAACCTCGCGGCGTTCACGCCCAAGTTGTTCCGCTGA